In Rhodamnia argentea isolate NSW1041297 chromosome 11, ASM2092103v1, whole genome shotgun sequence, one genomic interval encodes:
- the LOC115750529 gene encoding uncharacterized protein LOC115750529 yields MNGRMGRRGYKDPMLTRMVTSVFKFVRVAEFEILFFLFFFIAFLIFKDLTSRAGYNQILVKKPGGNDMWNY; encoded by the exons ATGAACGGAAGAATGGGCAGGCGGGGCTATAAAGATCCGATGCTAACACGGATGGTGACTTCTGTGTTCAAGTTTGTGCGGGTTGCGGAGTTTGAGATattgttcttccttttcttcttcattgccTTCCTCATCTTCAAGGACCTG ACATCTCGTGCTGGATACAACCAAATCCTCGTAAAGAAGCCTGGTGGGAACGATATGTGGAATTACTAG